Proteins encoded together in one Pseudomonadota bacterium window:
- a CDS encoding GNAT family N-acetyltransferase: protein MLIRIATSRDWPHIWRIIEPIVRAGTTYAIEPTITEADACTLWMSAPRQTYVVEQGEDILGTYYIKDNQAGPGSHVCNCGYMVCERAAGKGIATQLCEHSQHEALSLGYRAMQFNFVAASNEGAVYLWRKLGFDLVGTLPGAFCHPTLGDVDAYVFFKTLGD, encoded by the coding sequence ATGCTAATACGTATCGCGACATCCCGCGATTGGCCACACATTTGGCGGATCATTGAGCCCATTGTTCGGGCGGGGACCACGTACGCCATCGAGCCGACGATCACTGAAGCCGACGCGTGCACACTGTGGATGAGCGCACCTCGACAGACGTATGTCGTCGAGCAGGGGGAAGACATTCTCGGCACGTACTACATCAAGGACAATCAAGCCGGGCCAGGCAGCCATGTGTGTAACTGCGGCTACATGGTCTGCGAGCGTGCAGCTGGAAAAGGTATAGCGACGCAGCTGTGTGAGCATTCCCAGCACGAAGCGCTATCCCTAGGCTACCGAGCCATGCAGTTTAACTTCGTTGCTGCGTCTAATGAAGGCGCTGTCTATCTTTGGCGAAAACTGGGTTTTGACTTGGTGGGAACGCTCCCGGGCGCGTTTTGTCATCCGACCCTCGGCGACGTGGATGCGTATGTGTTTTTTAAGACGTTGGGCGACTGA
- a CDS encoding TMEM175 family protein has product MRALRPDTKWTQDAIDALAVEDHFRLRGTDTTRLDTLVDAAFAFTLTMLVITFDGVPNSFDEIIDGLLHLPALVVSFAVLMMFWFGHRKWSRRYGIEDAATIMASVSLVFVLLVYIYPLRLIFEGMFTFLSGGRLPWTLNFTSFAQVRGFFAFYAAGFLAMSTLMCALYFFAKRKADDLLLDSFERLETQFEFHRWLAAIVFSILSMLIALFIPIQFVSMSGFIFFGLFGYTAMVARQHKKNIAAL; this is encoded by the coding sequence ATGCGCGCACTACGCCCCGACACTAAGTGGACCCAGGACGCCATCGACGCGCTCGCCGTCGAAGATCATTTTCGACTTCGCGGCACTGACACCACCCGTTTGGACACACTGGTTGACGCGGCGTTTGCGTTTACGCTGACCATGCTCGTCATCACATTCGATGGTGTGCCCAACAGTTTCGACGAAATTATCGATGGTCTATTGCACTTGCCTGCCTTGGTAGTGAGTTTTGCGGTGCTCATGATGTTTTGGTTTGGGCATCGAAAGTGGAGTCGTCGCTACGGAATTGAGGACGCGGCGACCATCATGGCCAGTGTGTCTTTGGTGTTTGTATTACTGGTTTATATCTACCCACTTCGCCTCATATTCGAGGGCATGTTTACCTTCCTCAGTGGCGGCCGCTTACCGTGGACACTGAACTTTACGAGCTTTGCGCAGGTACGCGGTTTTTTTGCCTTCTACGCCGCGGGCTTTCTGGCCATGTCAACGTTGATGTGCGCGCTGTATTTTTTCGCCAAAAGAAAAGCCGACGATTTACTGCTCGATTCGTTCGAACGATTGGAAACGCAGTTCGAGTTCCATCGTTGGCTAGCGGCAATCGTTTTTTCTATTCTTTCGATGTTAATCGCCCTATTCATCCCCATTCAGTTTGTGTCGATGTCCGGTTTCATTTTTTTTGGACTGTTTGGTTACACGGCAATGGTCGCCCGTCAGCATAAAAAGAACATTGCGGCCTTGTAG
- a CDS encoding cryptochrome/photolyase family protein, whose amino-acid sequence MSKVSQLRLVLGDQLNANHSWYRKTDPRVTYLIAELRQETDAVCHHIQTLCAMFKGMELFARALSKAGHNVIYLTLDSTRSTLSLPQLLDELCAKHGFNSVAYQRPDEYRLLYQLRAYQAAADRDVEEYGTEHFLLPFDALRMSFAPGASLRMARFYRAMRKRFGYLMEDGKPAGGQWQFESPNHAAFDGAETVVAPPKPGYRNDVADILARIEHYVPRLFGRAESVLEMAITRRQARAQLRIFCRYGLPLYGLLGVAKTEESVFEQRLYHSKLSFALNAKMVSASELVDTAIDAHRRNPSIISLVSIERFVRQIVGWREYFRGQYWAAAPGINTFDSTDWVERDSDRALSMAEYSHDIHERAEHTTPRPPSALSRTNTGSFSVMSGLDPNDVEDWFLGERDGSRELRADT is encoded by the coding sequence ATGTCAAAGGTCTCCCAATTGCGTTTGGTGCTCGGTGATCAACTCAACGCGAATCACTCGTGGTATCGTAAGACCGATCCTCGCGTTACGTATCTTATTGCCGAGTTACGCCAGGAAACGGACGCAGTCTGTCATCATATTCAGACGCTCTGCGCGATGTTCAAGGGCATGGAGCTATTTGCGCGCGCATTGTCCAAAGCGGGTCACAATGTAATTTATCTCACGCTCGATTCGACGCGCTCGACCCTATCGCTACCGCAACTTCTTGACGAGTTATGCGCTAAGCATGGCTTTAATTCGGTGGCCTATCAGCGGCCAGACGAATATCGACTGCTGTATCAACTGAGAGCGTACCAAGCCGCTGCCGATCGCGACGTGGAGGAGTACGGCACCGAGCACTTTTTATTGCCGTTTGATGCGCTCCGGATGTCTTTCGCGCCGGGGGCTTCGTTGCGTATGGCGCGGTTTTATCGCGCGATGCGCAAACGATTTGGCTACTTGATGGAGGACGGTAAACCTGCAGGAGGTCAGTGGCAGTTTGAGTCACCGAATCACGCGGCATTCGATGGCGCGGAGACAGTGGTTGCGCCGCCGAAGCCAGGTTATAGAAACGATGTCGCCGATATTCTGGCGCGTATCGAGCACTACGTACCAAGGCTTTTTGGCAGAGCAGAGTCGGTGCTTGAGATGGCGATTACGCGCCGTCAAGCACGTGCTCAGCTCCGCATTTTTTGCCGATACGGCTTGCCTCTCTATGGCCTTTTGGGCGTCGCAAAAACCGAAGAATCGGTGTTCGAGCAGCGTCTTTACCATTCCAAGCTGTCCTTCGCGCTTAACGCCAAGATGGTTTCGGCAAGTGAATTGGTCGACACGGCGATCGACGCGCATCGACGCAATCCTTCTATTATCTCGTTGGTAAGCATTGAGCGCTTTGTCCGTCAGATCGTCGGTTGGCGTGAGTATTTTCGAGGCCAATATTGGGCCGCTGCACCCGGCATCAACACGTTTGATTCAACGGATTGGGTAGAGAGAGATTCCGATCGCGCCTTATCTATGGCCGAGTACTCGCATGACATTCACGAGCGCGCGGAACACACCACCCCGCGCCCGCCTTCGGCGCTGAGCCGAACGAACACCGGCAGTTTCAGCGTAATGTCGGGTTTGGACCCCAATGACGTGGAGGATTGGTTTCTCGGTGAGCGCGATGGTTCAAGGGAGCTACGAGCCGATACGTGA
- a CDS encoding ImpA family metalloprotease yields MVAPPGKENQLYEYRPLVSDADGDDVHLSIERQPSWLQFDSNRATFSGMPSTTDIGSHPLIVVASDGIDESRAELTITITADDIEEALRTGSHTHIKSASQVLPSILSAIESNQSRYTAIRHALFGFDTNGEATPQSLTDVSWDPSQDSALLRARFGRNEAILTTNAVTHRSYIVQQRDLGIIGLTNQTRYAVFGGNPMRDYLRSNDALSADMTALFNNTLRWLLQHDAETASTRAQPSKVVVAQLDQSHFFPDQKAVGAWLEAFLGNDITYNEPSTCDRQLSTCLVDADLLIVSSYLAPGDDAVAIARTVQAAIEAGTAVLYVHHDGQYNALAQRLLGLLDVDYHGDNYWRRLSVESAGNALGDRPLPDDIVAIRTMVERLVDDTFTFTFSGCEDKTCPANHPYPDEFLGPVETLQGQLRDLDQQKVRIFDQDGYRFHTLLVLLGDYFRARVRFPMDIYSQPRDAILKSLFADHTVYHHRDVNPAQSDMGNFSRSDFSTIAPVNRRVSMTSKTPFRSTGAYALPGVPFTVTRMDSTDVTVSLFVNTLRPGATHEFEAFGYTRPKYVQSARFAVAPGETLSITSPHGGPIQLEFGSAGHDVEFTFSNVGEHPYWQVPDDDEQFAEALTRGDYDWAEVSTPNLEVHSTLDKMRITLSNPGWPTGSELASLMTRFTHHFPHALAGLDGPGIETDKEVTDFAAAHGLRLDWHDEIKHMNADQATCGYGCSGNPYDAYWAFDPLGHGDLHELGHGLERTRFLFKHWDRHAITDPYSYYTLTNYVLLTGDSSVLASCQTLPFKELFDTLQAAARTDDPVASMTAASPTSWHEGSSIYLQLMMRVQADGALNSGWHLLPRLHILEREFSRADDSDDAWLAKRDGLGFSNVSRTQARQFDNNDWLLIALSHAAGRDLRAYLQMWGLTFSETARSHVKAMNLPSLPPLFHAVTEGGQCLGLDHPAIAVDGLQSWPSMSR; encoded by the coding sequence ATGGTGGCCCCACCTGGCAAAGAAAATCAGCTTTACGAATACCGACCACTGGTCAGCGACGCCGACGGTGATGACGTGCATCTGTCCATCGAGAGGCAACCGAGTTGGCTACAGTTCGATTCGAACCGCGCCACTTTCAGCGGCATGCCCAGCACGACGGACATTGGCAGCCACCCGCTGATTGTTGTGGCCAGTGACGGTATCGACGAGTCGCGAGCTGAACTGACCATCACCATCACGGCGGACGATATTGAAGAAGCGTTGCGGACCGGATCGCACACACACATCAAAAGCGCCAGTCAGGTTCTACCGAGTATCCTGTCGGCGATTGAATCCAATCAAAGTCGATACACCGCCATTCGTCACGCGTTGTTCGGTTTCGATACCAATGGCGAGGCGACACCCCAATCGCTCACTGACGTGAGTTGGGATCCATCGCAAGACTCTGCCTTATTGCGGGCGCGATTCGGGCGCAATGAAGCAATCCTAACAACGAATGCGGTGACACATCGCAGCTACATCGTGCAACAGCGCGATCTAGGCATAATCGGCCTGACCAACCAGACGCGCTACGCCGTTTTTGGTGGTAATCCGATGCGAGACTATCTGCGCTCGAATGACGCGTTGTCCGCTGACATGACGGCATTGTTCAACAACACGCTTCGCTGGCTTCTTCAACACGATGCCGAGACAGCGTCAACCCGCGCCCAACCGAGCAAAGTCGTAGTGGCGCAGCTTGATCAAAGTCACTTCTTCCCAGACCAAAAAGCCGTCGGAGCGTGGTTGGAGGCCTTTTTAGGCAACGACATTACTTATAATGAGCCTTCGACCTGTGACCGGCAGCTGTCAACCTGTTTGGTCGATGCCGACCTCCTAATTGTGTCGTCGTATCTTGCGCCAGGCGACGACGCGGTTGCGATAGCGCGGACTGTGCAGGCGGCGATCGAAGCCGGCACTGCCGTGCTGTACGTCCACCACGACGGTCAATACAACGCCCTAGCACAACGGTTGCTGGGGCTGCTTGACGTTGACTATCACGGCGACAATTACTGGCGAAGACTCTCTGTTGAATCCGCTGGTAATGCATTGGGGGATCGACCACTGCCCGACGACATTGTGGCAATCCGAACGATGGTTGAACGACTCGTGGACGATACCTTTACGTTTACGTTTAGTGGCTGTGAAGACAAGACCTGCCCTGCCAATCACCCTTATCCCGATGAATTTCTGGGCCCGGTTGAAACACTTCAAGGCCAACTTCGGGACCTGGATCAACAGAAGGTGCGGATATTTGACCAAGATGGCTATCGATTTCATACGTTGTTGGTGTTACTCGGCGATTACTTTCGCGCGCGGGTGCGCTTCCCGATGGATATTTACTCGCAACCACGCGACGCGATACTGAAATCGTTATTTGCCGACCATACGGTCTACCACCACCGCGATGTCAATCCTGCACAGAGCGATATGGGGAACTTCAGTCGCAGTGACTTTTCAACGATCGCTCCTGTAAACCGACGCGTGTCGATGACGAGCAAAACCCCGTTTCGGTCCACCGGGGCGTATGCCTTACCGGGCGTACCCTTTACGGTCACACGGATGGATAGCACCGACGTGACCGTGTCGCTTTTCGTCAATACACTTCGCCCAGGCGCAACGCATGAATTTGAAGCATTCGGTTATACGCGACCGAAGTACGTGCAGAGCGCGCGCTTTGCTGTTGCTCCCGGCGAAACCCTGTCGATAACATCACCGCACGGCGGACCGATACAGCTTGAGTTTGGTTCCGCCGGACACGATGTCGAGTTTACTTTTTCAAACGTCGGCGAACACCCCTACTGGCAGGTTCCAGACGACGATGAACAATTTGCCGAGGCGCTCACTCGTGGCGACTATGACTGGGCCGAGGTCAGCACGCCGAATCTCGAGGTCCACTCAACGCTCGACAAGATGCGCATCACGTTGAGCAATCCAGGCTGGCCGACAGGCAGCGAACTGGCGAGTCTTATGACCCGGTTTACTCACCATTTCCCACATGCCCTGGCCGGTTTGGATGGTCCTGGTATCGAGACCGACAAAGAAGTAACCGATTTTGCGGCGGCTCACGGGCTCCGCCTGGACTGGCACGACGAAATCAAACACATGAACGCCGATCAAGCAACCTGCGGGTATGGCTGTTCGGGAAACCCGTATGACGCCTACTGGGCCTTCGACCCGCTTGGCCACGGTGATCTGCATGAGCTCGGCCACGGTCTCGAGCGCACCCGTTTTCTGTTTAAGCACTGGGATCGACATGCGATCACCGATCCATACTCGTACTACACGCTGACGAATTACGTCTTGTTAACCGGCGACTCGAGCGTATTGGCCAGTTGTCAGACGCTGCCTTTTAAAGAGCTGTTCGATACCCTTCAAGCCGCGGCACGCACCGATGACCCAGTGGCTTCGATGACTGCTGCGTCGCCCACTTCGTGGCATGAAGGGTCAAGCATCTATTTGCAGCTGATGATGCGCGTCCAGGCCGATGGCGCTCTGAACAGCGGCTGGCATCTATTGCCGCGACTGCATATCCTCGAGCGCGAATTTTCCAGAGCCGATGACAGCGACGACGCATGGCTAGCCAAACGCGATGGACTGGGGTTTAGCAATGTTAGCCGAACCCAAGCCCGCCAGTTTGATAACAACGATTGGCTGCTGATCGCCTTGTCGCATGCGGCTGGTCGGGATTTGCGCGCTTACCTACAAATGTGGGGGCTGACGTTCTCCGAAACCGCACGCAGCCATGTTAAAGCGATGAACTTACCGTCACTCCCTCCGCTCTTTCATGCCGTGACCGAAGGTGGGCAATGCCTAGGTCTGGATCATCCCGCCATCGCCGTCGATGGCCTCCAATCCTGGCCATCGATGAGTCGCTGA
- a CDS encoding M48 family metallopeptidase, with amino-acid sequence MTAAITPHQIRCDNDLSMYQSLLENNDVKKVNEFIAKREEEGPIGTRRRLLGTSVRLSRRMAPEVHRMADECIELLEMKIPHELYVYSSPQFNAACFKPENDQLFVMFSSSLLEAFEGSELRFVIGHEFGHHVYRHHDIPIGYLLNGQARPDPKLALDLFTWSRYAEISADRAGAHCAQDLNGVAKALFKLASGLTSKVVEFSFNDFLQQVDEMQVEDTAPGNNAPQEDWFSTHPFSPLRVKALKYFHESELAVPGGMNKHDLEVAVQGVMSLMEPSYIEGRTDTAEAMRRLLFAGAVVVADAADGISEKEIEVFEQFFGRDAFSDRLSVERIERELPGRVSAVKDNASMTQRMQVLRDLCVVAKAEGPMVNAERAVLDQIADGLEVPRSFICQFTESNYDPINNN; translated from the coding sequence ATGACCGCTGCAATTACTCCACATCAGATTCGCTGTGACAACGACCTGTCGATGTATCAATCATTGCTCGAGAACAATGATGTGAAGAAGGTTAATGAGTTCATCGCTAAGCGCGAGGAAGAGGGCCCGATTGGTACGCGGCGACGCCTTCTTGGCACGTCTGTCCGACTGAGTCGGCGCATGGCGCCTGAAGTTCATCGTATGGCAGACGAGTGTATTGAGCTGCTCGAGATGAAGATCCCGCATGAGCTGTATGTCTATTCGAGTCCTCAGTTTAACGCGGCCTGTTTCAAGCCTGAGAACGATCAGCTTTTCGTGATGTTCTCGTCTAGCCTGCTCGAGGCGTTTGAAGGAAGTGAGTTGCGCTTTGTGATTGGCCACGAGTTCGGTCATCACGTCTATCGACATCATGACATTCCCATTGGCTACCTGCTCAATGGCCAAGCACGGCCGGATCCTAAACTGGCGCTCGATTTGTTTACCTGGTCTCGCTATGCCGAAATTTCGGCAGATCGGGCTGGCGCACACTGCGCGCAGGACCTCAATGGGGTGGCCAAGGCGCTGTTCAAATTGGCCTCAGGGTTAACGTCGAAAGTGGTGGAATTTAGTTTCAATGACTTTCTGCAACAAGTGGATGAAATGCAGGTGGAAGACACCGCGCCTGGCAATAACGCGCCGCAGGAAGACTGGTTCTCCACACATCCTTTCAGTCCCTTACGCGTCAAGGCGCTCAAGTATTTCCACGAATCTGAGCTGGCAGTGCCAGGCGGTATGAATAAGCACGATCTTGAAGTAGCCGTGCAAGGCGTAATGAGTTTGATGGAGCCGAGTTACATCGAGGGTCGTACCGACACCGCCGAGGCAATGCGTCGGCTGCTGTTTGCCGGCGCGGTCGTGGTGGCGGATGCCGCGGATGGAATTTCGGAAAAAGAGATCGAGGTGTTCGAGCAGTTTTTTGGGCGCGATGCGTTTTCTGACCGGTTGAGCGTCGAGCGCATCGAGCGAGAGTTGCCCGGTCGCGTATCGGCGGTGAAGGACAATGCGAGTATGACGCAGCGTATGCAGGTGCTACGCGATCTGTGTGTCGTGGCAAAAGCCGAAGGTCCGATGGTCAATGCTGAGCGAGCGGTTCTTGATCAGATCGCTGATGGGTTAGAGGTACCGCGATCGTTTATTTGTCAATTCACCGAGAGCAACTACGACCCCATCAACAATAATTGA
- a CDS encoding MBL fold metallo-hydrolase: protein MSQPVIRYAFDQAPAVGDATEIFPGLLWARLGLPMALDHINVWISRSDQQSVIIDTGINTRTSKETWQTLFSKYVAPRTLAKVVATHLHPDHVGLAGWLTREHDCELYMTRSEYLLCRTLCFDSSLEIPEEALAFYRAAGITEEQLKLYSSMYGGFGRAVTPLPQSYRRLQEGDTLDLCDETWTILVGNGHSPEHACLFNAERNVLISGDQILPRISSIIAVWPTEPEADPLGDWLQSCRRFAHDVAADTLVLPSHGLPFYGAPARLRQLIDHHESSLEQLFARCSTPQRAIDVFDVLFHSAIDDSNRVMAVGETMAHFNHLRHQGRIERERIDGVDWYHSR, encoded by the coding sequence ATGTCCCAGCCCGTCATCCGTTACGCCTTCGATCAAGCACCTGCCGTTGGAGACGCGACTGAGATCTTTCCAGGATTACTCTGGGCGCGCCTCGGTCTGCCAATGGCACTTGACCACATCAATGTGTGGATTTCGCGCAGTGATCAGCAGAGCGTCATTATCGACACGGGCATCAATACGCGCACATCCAAAGAGACCTGGCAAACGCTGTTCAGTAAGTATGTTGCACCTCGAACTCTTGCGAAAGTCGTCGCAACACACCTCCATCCTGATCACGTTGGCCTCGCTGGCTGGCTCACACGCGAGCATGATTGTGAGCTGTATATGACACGCAGCGAATACCTTTTGTGTCGCACACTGTGTTTTGACAGCAGTCTTGAGATACCCGAGGAAGCACTGGCGTTTTATCGTGCGGCGGGCATTACCGAGGAACAGCTCAAACTCTACTCCTCCATGTACGGCGGGTTCGGCAGAGCAGTCACCCCGCTACCTCAGTCGTATCGACGACTCCAAGAAGGCGACACACTCGATCTATGCGACGAAACCTGGACGATATTGGTGGGCAATGGCCATTCACCGGAGCACGCCTGCCTCTTTAACGCCGAACGCAACGTGCTCATTAGCGGCGATCAAATTCTGCCACGAATCTCATCCATTATCGCCGTGTGGCCGACCGAGCCCGAAGCGGATCCGCTGGGCGACTGGCTCCAATCGTGCCGACGATTCGCACACGACGTGGCCGCGGACACGCTCGTACTACCCTCGCACGGCCTACCCTTTTATGGCGCGCCCGCCAGGCTTCGTCAACTCATTGATCATCACGAATCCTCGCTAGAGCAGCTCTTCGCTCGCTGCTCCACGCCACAACGAGCAATCGATGTCTTTGACGTGCTCTTTCACTCCGCGATCGACGACAGCAACCGGGTGATGGCGGTTGGCGAAACGATGGCCCATTTTAATCACCTGCGGCATCAAGGGCGCATCGAGCGCGAGCGAATTGACGGCGTCGATTGGTACCACAGTCGATAG
- a CDS encoding ABC transporter ATP-binding protein, whose product MTNQTNRVPTGSSFEALRQLLVYATAFRRRILLASLCSFINKVLDVMPELLIGVAIDVVIRQQDSFLASLGVRDPFHQLLILGFATLLVWAGESLFEYLFLVLWRNLAQDLQHHLRLDAYHHVQHLDLQYYDQSSTGNLVSILNDDVNQLERFFNGGANSLIQILTAVVIVGAIFFILSPTIALIAFSPIPIIILGAFFFQRRAQPLYADVREKVGDLSARLEANLAGIQTIKSFTTEAFEHANLSRDSKRYVEANRRAIRVSSAFIPIIRMAILAGFLATLLLGGWMAIQGDLQVGSYGALVFLTQRLLWPLTGLAEVVDLFERAMASSNRILSLIRADSPIRDRANAVNLNQPSGAVQFSGVHFSYRDDLPVLQNLTLSIPAGSTAAFVGATGSGKSTLVKLLLRFYQPDQGHIQIDDIPLNDIKLNSLRGHIGLVAQDSYLFPGSIAQNVAYGEAEPDEQRLADAARTAGATEFIERFPEGLATRVGERGQRLSGGQRQRLAIARALYKDAPILILDEATSAVDNETEAAIQRALQAVSKNRTTLIVAHRLSTIVHADCIYVMDRGKIVDTGTHEELINRPGIYQSLWQVQTGLPLY is encoded by the coding sequence ATGACGAATCAGACTAACCGCGTTCCGACCGGCTCATCTTTTGAAGCATTGCGCCAACTGCTGGTTTATGCCACCGCATTTCGCCGACGCATTCTGCTGGCCTCGCTGTGTTCATTTATCAACAAAGTGCTCGATGTGATGCCCGAGTTGCTGATTGGCGTTGCCATCGACGTCGTGATTCGTCAGCAGGACTCGTTCTTAGCAAGCCTCGGTGTTCGTGATCCGTTTCATCAGCTTCTGATTCTTGGATTTGCCACTTTGCTGGTGTGGGCAGGCGAATCGTTATTTGAGTATTTATTCCTCGTGCTGTGGCGCAACCTAGCACAAGATCTGCAGCATCATCTCCGTCTTGACGCCTATCACCATGTCCAGCATCTTGACCTTCAGTACTACGACCAAAGCTCCACCGGCAATCTGGTGTCGATTCTCAACGATGATGTCAATCAACTAGAGCGGTTTTTCAACGGCGGCGCGAATAGCCTCATTCAGATTCTGACGGCCGTGGTGATCGTCGGCGCGATATTTTTCATACTATCGCCCACGATCGCACTCATAGCGTTTAGCCCGATTCCGATCATCATACTCGGTGCGTTTTTCTTCCAGCGACGCGCGCAGCCGCTGTATGCCGACGTGCGCGAAAAAGTGGGCGACCTGAGTGCACGACTGGAAGCCAACCTCGCTGGCATTCAAACCATCAAGAGTTTTACCACCGAAGCGTTTGAGCACGCCAATCTTAGCCGTGACAGCAAACGCTATGTCGAGGCCAACCGCCGGGCGATACGGGTCAGCTCCGCCTTCATTCCAATAATCCGCATGGCGATTCTCGCCGGCTTTCTCGCTACGCTACTCCTGGGCGGTTGGATGGCGATTCAGGGCGATCTGCAGGTCGGCAGCTATGGGGCGCTCGTTTTTCTCACACAGCGACTGCTTTGGCCACTCACCGGCTTGGCCGAAGTGGTCGATCTGTTTGAGCGGGCTATGGCCTCGTCGAATCGTATTTTGAGCCTGATTCGAGCAGACTCACCAATCCGAGATCGCGCAAACGCCGTGAATCTCAATCAACCCAGCGGCGCCGTGCAGTTTAGCGGCGTCCATTTCAGCTATCGCGACGATCTACCCGTTTTGCAAAACCTGACGTTGAGCATCCCCGCTGGCAGCACGGCCGCGTTCGTCGGTGCCACCGGATCGGGTAAAAGCACGTTAGTCAAACTCTTATTGCGCTTCTATCAACCGGATCAAGGACACATTCAAATTGACGACATACCCCTCAATGACATCAAGCTCAATAGCCTTCGGGGCCATATAGGGCTGGTTGCGCAGGACAGTTATCTTTTCCCAGGAAGCATCGCGCAAAACGTCGCCTACGGTGAGGCTGAGCCAGATGAGCAGCGCCTGGCGGATGCCGCTCGCACTGCCGGCGCAACGGAGTTTATTGAGCGCTTTCCGGAGGGACTGGCGACCCGTGTCGGTGAGCGCGGCCAGCGATTGTCTGGCGGTCAGCGCCAGCGCCTAGCCATTGCACGCGCGCTTTATAAAGACGCCCCAATTCTAATTTTGGATGAAGCGACGTCCGCCGTGGACAACGAAACCGAAGCCGCCATACAGCGAGCGCTGCAGGCGGTATCGAAAAATCGCACCACGCTTATCGTGGCCCACCGTCTCTCGACGATCGTTCACGCCGACTGCATTTATGTTATGGATCGGGGTAAGATAGTCGACACCGGCACACATGAAGAGCTGATAAATCGACCGGGCATCTACCAGTCACTGTGGCAGGTTCAGACCGGCCTGCCGCTTTATTAA
- a CDS encoding glutathione S-transferase family protein, translating into MLTLYQFEPKYGLPNVSPFCMKVECYLRMANIPYSMQIIKDPRKAPKTKLPFIRDKDKTIADSSFILEYLERTYNVTLDHDLSAQKKGIARALTGALEERLYFALVYSRWIDDANWPRIKDTWFNDLPFIARSFVPNVVRKGVANSLKGHGIALHAPDEIYHIGVRDLQALVDVLGDQRFMLGNSPSSVDAVAFSFVANILYTPFTGPLFDFVIDQPTLTQYCQRMGKTVFSEFAVFQHPVGE; encoded by the coding sequence ATGCTGACACTCTATCAATTTGAACCGAAATACGGCCTGCCTAACGTCAGCCCCTTTTGCATGAAAGTGGAATGCTATCTGCGTATGGCCAACATTCCGTATTCGATGCAGATCATCAAAGATCCCCGCAAAGCACCCAAGACCAAGCTCCCCTTTATACGCGATAAAGACAAAACCATCGCGGATTCCAGCTTCATACTGGAATATCTTGAACGCACATATAACGTCACTCTCGATCATGATCTAAGCGCGCAGAAGAAAGGGATTGCGCGTGCGCTAACCGGAGCGCTCGAAGAGCGGCTTTACTTTGCTTTGGTCTACAGCCGCTGGATCGACGACGCGAACTGGCCGCGCATCAAAGATACGTGGTTTAATGATTTACCCTTTATCGCCCGTTCTTTTGTGCCCAACGTAGTGCGCAAAGGCGTTGCCAACAGCCTCAAAGGTCACGGCATCGCGCTGCACGCACCAGACGAGATTTATCACATTGGCGTGCGCGATCTGCAGGCGTTGGTAGACGTGTTAGGCGATCAGCGCTTTATGCTCGGAAACTCACCGTCCAGTGTGGATGCGGTTGCGTTCTCCTTTGTGGCCAATATCTTGTATACGCCGTTCACCGGCCCACTCTTTGATTTTGTTATAGACCAGCCGACACTCACTCAGTATTGTCAGCGTATGGGCAAAACCGTGTTTTCGGAATTTGCCGTGTTCCAGCACCCGGTTGGCGAGTAG